The Schaalia dentiphila ATCC 17982 sequence GGCGTTCTCCGACGAGGCCAAGCGCCTCGCCGGCGGCGCGATCGACGGCTCCCTGTCGCCCGACTTCTTGAGCGGCGGCACCTTCACGGTCTCCAACATCGGTTCCTTCGGTATCGAGACCTTCACCCCCGTCATCAACCTGCCCCAGACGGCCATCCTGGGCGTCGGCGCGATTACCCCGCGCCCGACCGTGGCCGCAGACGGCTCGATCGGCGTGGAGCAGCGCCTAAACCTGTCGCTGACGATCGACCACCAGGTGATCGACGGTGCGGACGGCGCTCGCTTCCTGCGCGACCTGGTCGCAGCCATCGAGAACATCGACGTGACGGTCCTGGCCTGAGGAAAGAGGAATACTCATGAGTGACACGCATTTTGACGTCATCGTCCTCGGTGCGGGCCCCGGCGGCTACCTGGCTGCCGAGCGCCTCGGACACGCGGGCAAGAAGGTCGCCCTCGTGGAGGAGCAGTACCTGGGCGGCACCTGCCTGAACGTGGGCTGCATCCCCACCAAGACCCTGCTCAACGGCGCGAAGAACTACCTGCACGCCAAGGAAGCCAGCCAGTTCGGCGTGGACGCTCAGGGCGTGGCCGTCAACTGGACGCAGATGCAGGCCTGGAAGGACCAGGTCGTGAAGGGCCTGGTCGCCGGCGTCGCAGCCACTGAGCGCAAGGCGGGGGTCACCGTCATCAACGGACGAGGCCACCTCGATGCCCCCGGTCGCGTGACCGTCGAGGGTACGACCTACACCTCGGATCACGTCATCATCGCCACGGGTTCCGTGCCGGCCATGCCCCCGCTGCCCGGCACCCAGGACAACCCGGCGCTGGTCGACTCCACGGGCATCCTGTCCCTGCCGCAGATCCCGGCCCGTCTCGCGATCATTGGCGGCGGCGTCATCGGCGTCGAGTTTGCGTCCCTGTACGCCACCCTCGGCTCCCAGGTGACCGTCATCGAGATGGCCCCCGAGATCCTGCCCTTCATGGACGACGACCTGGCCGCCAAGGCCCGCGCCGCCATGAAGGACGTGACCTTCGAGCTGGGCTGCCGCGTCGAGTCCCTCGACGGAGGCACCGTCCACTACTCCAAGGGCGAAGAGAAGCTGAGCGTCGAGGCCGACGTGGTCCTCATGGCTGTTGGCCGCCGTCCCGCGACGGAGGGCTGGGGCGCGCAAGAGGCTGGCCTGGAGATCAACCGCGGCGTCGTCGTCGACGACACGATGCGCACCAACCTGCCCAATGTGTGGGCCATCGGTGACGTCACCGGACGTTCCCTCCTGGCGCATGCCGCCTACCGCATGGCGGAGATCGCCTCGGCGAACATCCTCGATCCCTCCGCTAAGAAGCGCGGCGAGGTCATGCGCTGGCACACCGTTCCGTGGGCCGTCTTCTCGATCCCCGAGGCCGCAGGCGTCGGTCTGACCGAGTCCGCCGCCAAGCGCGAAGGCCGCGAGGTCCTCGTCGCCAAGGTCCCCGCCCTCATGTCCGGCCGCTTCATCGCGGAGAACGGCTTCAAGGCCCCCGGCGAGGCGAAGATCCTCGTCGACCCCAAGACCCACCAGGTGCTGGGCATCCACGTGCTGGGTGCGTACGCCGCCGAGATGATCTGGGGCGCCCAGGCCGTCCTCGAGATGGAACTGACCGTCGAGGACCTGCGCCAGGTCGTCTTCCCGCACCCCACGGTCTCCGAGGTCATCCGCGAAGCCGCGTGGGCCGTCAAGCTCTAACGAACATTCCCTACATCAAGGAAGAGTAGAAACATGACTCAGTCTCTTATCATCGACCCCAATGAGGTGCGTCGCCCCGGGTACGTGAAGTTCCCCGAGGTCCCCGTCAACCAGTACACCTTCGACCGTGACACCGAGATCGCCCGCTACGGCGAAAAGGGCATGGTCCAGATGCTCCACGACATGATCGTCGTGCGCACCTTCGAGTCGATGCTCGACTCCATCAAGAAGACCGGCGCCTGGGAAGGCGTCGAGTACAACCACCCCGGCCCCGCCCACCTGGGCATCGGCCAGGAGAGCGCCTACGTCGGCCAGAGCTACGTGCTGTCGCCCGATGACTTCATCTTCGGTTCGCACCGCTCCCACGGCGAGATCCTCGCCAAGTGCTACTCGGCCATGCACCAGATGGATGAGAGCCAGCTCGAGGGCATCATGAAGGGCTTCCTCGGCGGCGAGACCCTGTCCTACGCCGAGAAGATCGACTACAAGGACACGAAGGACCTCACCGAGAACTTCATCCTCTTCGGCGCCCTCGCCGAGATCTTCGCCCGCAAGTCCGGCTTCAACCGCGGCCTGGGCGGCTCGATGCACACCTTCTTCCTGCCCTTCGGTTCCTACCCGAACAACGCGATCGTCGGTGGCTCCGCCCCCATCGCGAACGGTGCGGCCCTCTTCAAGCGCATCAACCGCAAGCCCGGCATCGTCATCTCCAACATCGGTGACGCCGCCATGGCCTGTGGCCCCGTGTGGGAGGCCATGAACTTCGCGTCCATGGACCAGTTCCGCTCGCTGTGGCGCGAGGAGGACGGTGGCAACCCGCCGATCCTGTTCAACTTCTTCAACAACTTCTACGGCATGGGCGGCCAGACCTTCGGTGAGACCATGGGCTACGAGATCCTCGCCCGCGTGGGTGCGGCCCTCAACCCCGAGGCCATGCACGCCGAGCGCGTCGACGGCCTCAACCCGCTGGCCGTCGCTGATGCGACCACCCGCAAGAAGAAGATCCTCGAGGAGGGCCGTGGCCCCGTCCTCATGGACACCATCACCTACCGCTTCTCCGGCCACTCGCCGTCGGACGCCTCCTCGTACCGCACGAAGGAAGAGGTCGACCTGTGGGAGCAGGTGGACTGCATCAAGGAGTACTCCAACCTGCTCATCTCCAACGGCCTGACCACGCAGGACGAGATCGACGGCTACACCGCCTCCCTGACCGAGAAGCTTGTCAAGGTCCTCAAGCTCTCGATCGACGACGAGGCCACGCCTCGCGTCGCCGACGGCTACATCGACTCCGTCATGTACTCCAACGAGAAGGTCGAGGCCTTCGACGACGCGACCCCCGAGATCGACCTCGAGGACAACCCGCGCGTCAAGGCTCTGGCCAAGAAGGTGCGTACCTCTGTCGACGAGAACGGCAAGCCCGTCTCCAAGATGCGCATGTACCAGTTCCGTGACGGCCTGTTCGAGGCCATGCTGCACCGCTTCAAGACCGACCCGACGATGGCCGCTTGGGGCGAGGAAAACCGCGACTGGGGCGGTGCCTTCGCCGTCTACCGTGGCCTGACCGAGGCCCTGCCCTACCGTCGCCTGTTCAACTCGCCCATCGCCGAGGCCTCGATCGTGGGCGCCGGCGTCGGCTACGCGATGGCCGGTGGCCGCGCGGTCGTTGAGCTCATGTACTGCGACTTCCTGGGCCGCGCCGGTGACGAGGTCTTCAACCAGATGGCCAAGTGGCAGTCGATGAGCGCCGGCCTGCTCAAGATGCCTCTCGTCCTGCGCGTGTCCGTGGGCGCGAAGTACGGCGCTCAGCACTCTCAGGACTGGAGCGCGCTCGTCGCTCACATCCCGGGCCTGAAGGTCTACTTCCCGACCACCCCGACCGACGCTAAGGGCATGCTCAACCTGGCGCTCGCCGGCACCGACCCGGTCGTGTTCCTCGAGAGCCAGAAGCTCTACGACAAGGGCGAGGACTTCGAGCCCGGCGGCGTGCCCGAGGGCTACTACGAGACCGAAGAGGGCGAGCCGGCGATCCGCCGCGAGGGCACCGACATCACGATCGCTGCCTACGGTGCGACCGTGTACAAGGCCCTCGAGGCCGCGGACGTCCTGGCTGAGAAGTACGGCCTGAGCGCCGAGGTCATCGACCTGCGCTTCGTCGCCCCGCTCAACTACGACAAGCTCATCGCCTCCGTGAAGAAGACCGGTCGCCTGGTCCTCACCTCGGACGCGGTCGAGCGCGGTTCCTTCCTGAACACGGTCGCTGCCAACGTGCAGACCCTGGCCTTCGACGCGCTCGACGCGCCGATCGCCGTCGTGGCCTCGCGCAACGGCATCACGCCCGGACCCGAGATGGAGTCGTTCTTCTTCCCGCAGGTCTCCTGGATCCTCGATGCGATTCACGAGCGCGTCCTCCCGCTGCCCGGCCACGTGCCCACCACGAAGCACGCGACCGAGGCTGAGATCGCGCGCCTGAACCGCGCGGGACTCTGAGGCGCTGGGGGCGGGCCGTTCCCCTTTCCTGCCCGCCCCCGTCCTTGGCTCGCATTCCCTGACGCGAGCCCGCGAGGCCGGGGCTACACTCCTCCTCACCGTGCCCCGGCCTCGCCCACATACTTGTTTCAATACCGTTTTTCTCCACCCAACGAAGAGATGGCAGAACCCATGGACATCACCAACGACCCGGCAGCAACCCCGGCCCAGCGCATCGAGGCGCTGCGCGCCGGCGTGGCCGACGAGCACTTCCCCAGCTGGGTGCCCGAATCGAATAACCACATTCACACGTGCTTCTCGTTCAGCCCCTACACGCCCACGCACGCCGCCCTGCTGGCGCGCCGCAACGGCCTGCGCGTCGTCGGATCGGTCGACCACGACTCGATCGGCGCCGCCGCTGAGATGAGCGAGGCGACCCGCATCCTGGGCATGGGTTCCGTCACCGGCTTTGAGATCCGCGCCCGCTTCGGCGAAGGCACGCCGCTCGCGCAGCGCAAGCTCAACAACCCCGATTCCGAGGGCGTCGCCTACATGACGGTCCAGGGCGTGCCCGCCCCGGCCCGCGAGAAGGTCGCCGAGTGGCTCGCCCCCAAGCGCGCCGCCCGCCTCGAGCGCACTCTCGCCATGGCCGAGAGCGCCAACAAGATCCTCACCGACCTGGGCCTGGAGCCCTTCGACCCGCGCTCCGACATGGTCGGCATCTCCCAGTACGCCAATGGCGGTGGGATCACCGAGCGTCACCTGCTGGCCGCCATGGCCTCGGCCCTCATCCGTGGTTTCGGCCGTGGTCCCGCCCTGGTCCAGGGCCTGGACTCGATGGGCGTCGAGATCCCCGAGTCCCTCGCTCGCGTGCTCTCCGACGCCGACAACCCGCACCTCATGTACGACCTGCTGGGCGTCCTGAAGGCCAACTACCTGGATCGCATTTACATCCAGCCCTCCGACGAGCTGCCGAGCGCGGCCGAGGTCGTCGAGTTCGCCGACTCTGTCGGCGCGATCGCCACCTACGCCTACCTGGGCGACGTGTCTGCCTCGCCGACGGGCGACAAGAAGGCCGAGAAGTTCGAGGACGACTTCCTCGACGAGCTCTTCGAGTACATGGAGTCTATCGGCCTGCGCGCCGTCACCTACATGCCCCCGCGCAACACCCCCGAGCAGCTTGAGCGCATCCACGCGCTCGCGGCCGCCCACGGCATGCTCGAGATCTCGGGTGTGGACATCAACCAGCCCCGCCAGCGCTTCACCTGCGAGGAGCTGCGTCGCCCCGAGTTCGCGGACCTCAACGAGGCCACGTGGGCGCTCGTCGCGCACGAGGCCCTGTCCTGCGTGGACCCCTCCCTGCACCTGCTGGGCCGCACGGGTCGCCTGACCCCCGAGGCGCTCGCCGAGCGCATCAGCCAGTACGCACCCCTGGGTCGCGCGATTGCCGACGGCGAGGACGCCGCCGCGGTCGCCGCCCGAGCCACATCGATTAACTGACGATCACCGTCAAGAAAGAGAGACATCATGAGTAACGCCCCCGAGGTACGCGGGCTCTTCCTCAAGGCCCTCGGCCGCCCGGTCATCGTGGCCCCCAGCTCGGCCGAGCCGACCGTCACCTTCGACGGCCCGCTCACCGAGGTGTGCCCCTGCTCCCTGAAGGAGACGGAGCTTCCCGTTGTCGTGCGCGCCGGCGAGGAGACCTTCGAGGTCCGCGCCACCGCCACGGGTGAGCGCGCCATCAACGGCCGCGTCGCTCTCGTGACGGGCGGCGCCCAGGGATTCGGCGCGGAGATCGCGCGCGGCCTGGTGGACGCCGGCTGCTTCGTGTACGTCGCCGACCTGAACGGCGAGGGCGCCGCAGCAAAGGCGGCCGAGCTCGGCGGCGAAGGCGTCGCCCACCCGATCACGGTCAACGTCGCCGACGAAGAGTCCGTCGCCGCGATGGCCACCGAGATCGAGCGCGTCACCGGCGGCCTCGACCTGGTCGTCTCTAACGCGGGTATCGTGCGCGCAGGCTCCGTCCTCGAGCAGGACGCTTCCGCGTTCCGCCTGTCCACGGACATCAACTACGTGGCCTTCTTCCTGGTCACCAAGCACCTGGGCCAGCTCTTGGCCCGCCAGCACTCGACCGCCCCCGAGTGGCTGACCGACATCATCCAGATCAACTCCAAGTCCGGCCTCGTCGGCTCGAACAAGAACGCGGCCTACGCGGGTTCGAAGTTCGGCGGCATCGGCCTGGTCCAGTCCTTCGCCCTCGAGATGGTTGCTCACGGCGTGAAGGTCAACGCGATCTGCCCCGGCAACTTCTACGACGGCCCGCTCTGGTCCGACCCGGACCGTGGCCTCTTCGTCCAGTACCTGAACTCCGGCAAGGTCCCCGGCGCCAAGACGGTCGCCGACGTCAAGGAGTTCTACGAGGCGAAGGTCCCCATGCGCCGCGGCGCCCAGGGAATCGACGTTCTGCGCGCGATCTTCTACATCGTTGAGCAGGAATACGAGACCGGCCAGGCCGTGCCCGTCACGGGCGGCCAGGTGATGCTCTCCTGACTTCTCACGAGGCCGGGGACGCATGCGGGTTTCTCGCCAGCTCCCCGGCCTCGTCCTTTCTTCCCACGTCCAGTTGTTTTTCCAGTGAAAGAGTCAGTCATGACCCAGATTCCCTCCACCCAGTACGCGATTCAGATCGTCGGCAAGGAAGAGTTCGTCGTTAACCCGGCGAAGCCCGTTGACCCCGTTGGCCCGACGCAGATCATGCTCGAGGTCGAAGCCTGCGGCATTTGCTTCTCTGATACGAAGCTGCTCCACCAGTTCGATGGCCACCCGCGCAAGTCGGATGTGGTGGCGGGCATCGACCTGGACGCCCTCAAGGACATCCCGTCCTACCACCCGAACCAGGAGGCCGTGACGCCCGGCCACGAGCCCGTCGTGCGCGTCGTGCAGGTCGGCGAGAAGGTCACGCACTTCAAGGTCGGCGATCGCCTGCTGGTCCAGGCTGACTGGAAGCACCTGCGTACCGCGAAGTCGAACGGCGCCTTCGGCTACAACTTCGACGGTGCCCTCGAGGAGTTCGTTGTCGTCGACGAGCGCTGCGTCGTGTCCCCGGACGGGGAAGAGTTCCTCATCCACGTGTCGGAGGGCCCGTCGGCCGCAGCCGTCGGCCTCATCGAGCCCTGGGCGACCGTCGAGGGTTCCTACGCGTGGGCCGAGCGAAACCACGTCGCCGACGGCGGCCGCCTGCTGGTGGTCGGTGAGGGCGACATCGACGCTCTGACCGCCGAGCACAAGCCCGCCGAGGTCGTGCGCGTTGCCGCCGACGCCATCGAGAGTGTCGAGGGCGAGTTCGACGACATCGTGTTCTTCGGTGCGGACGCCGACGCCATCGAGAAGGCCGCGCTCCTGATCGGCACCCGCGGCACCATGTGTGTCGTCCTCGGCGGCGAGAAGATCTCGCGCAAGGTGTCCCTGGACATCGGCCGCGTCCACTACGACTTCACCCGCTTCTGCGGCACGACCGGCTCGGACCCGCGCGAGGGCTACGCCTGGATCCCCGCCAACGGCGATCTTCGCGAGAACGACCGTTGCGTCTTCGTCGGCGCCGCCGGCCCGATGGGCGTCATGCACACGATGCGCGCCGTCACCTCGGGTGTTCCCGGCGTCAGCGTCGTGGGCACCGACCTGTCGGACGAGCGTCTGGCCAACCTGACGAAGGTTGTCGGCCCGACCGCCGAGAAGAACGGCGTGCCGCTGGACATCGTCAACACCTCCTCGACGCCGCTGGTGTACGGCTACACCTACGCGACGTGCCTCGTGCCGGTCCCGGCGCTGGTCTCCCAGGCCGTCGACCTGCTGGCCGAGGGTGGCATCCTGAACGCGTTCGCCGGTATCCCGGCCGGCACGTTCGGCGACTTTGACCTGCAGGGCATCATCGAGCGCCGCATCTTCATGCTGGGCACCTCCGGCTCGGACGTCTCCGACATGCGCACGGTCCTGCGCAAGATCGAGGCTGGCATCATCGACACCACGATCTCCCTGTGGGCGATCACCGGCATGGCGGGCTTTGGCGACGCCATTAACTCGGTGATGGACCGCACCTCGGGCGGCAAGATCATGGTCTTCCCGATGATGCACGACCTGGGCCTGACCCCCGTTTCTGAGCTGGCCGAGAAGCTGCCGACGGTCGCTGCGAAGCTCGACGCCGACGGCCTGTGGACCAAGGAGGCCGAGGAGGCGCTGCTCGCCACCCGCTGAGCGCTCCGCCTCGACCTTTGCCCCGGCCTCGTCTGTCACTCAGACGAGGCCGGGGCTTCCTGCGCCTGCGAAGCGTGCGGGGCTGCTCTTATTCCCGGCCGAAGGAGTATGCTAGGAAGAGGCGAGTCGCGGGAGGGGACATGCGTTGTTGGCGATCGCTGGTGGATCACGGTTCTCGTGCGCCGGTGACAAGAGACGAAGGCTACGTGGCGTTGCAGGCGTGGCTGGTCGGCCAGCTGGACCCGCGCACGCCCCACGCGGCGGACGTCTTTGCGCAGGACAGGGAGTGCCTCTACGATGCATTCCTGTCCGTGCTCATTGGCACGGGGCTGGGATTCATCGACTACGACGACATCCGCTTCCACCACGGCCTCTACGCCTTCGACTTTTTCGTGGGCGACGTCCACGCGCCACCCCGGCGTGGGGGAGCGGACGGGCCGGGGGAGTCCCGCGCGGCAGGGCAGCTCTCCCCGGCGGTCGCCACCCCGGCGATGTGCCACGCGATTGTCGACACGTGGCTCGGTGACGTGGGCAGGCACATCCACTTCGTGGCATCTGTGATTGCCTCCGTGGCCACCCTCGAGCTCGTCGCCGATGTGAGCGTCGACGAGTGCGTCTTCGAGTGTGACCTGCCGCCGGATTACGCGCGCTCCACCGCGAACATGCCGTTCGAGGACGGGAGCCTGCCGATCGGCTCGCTGGACGCCTGCCTGCTCGCCGAAGGGCCGCTCATTCACCTCGAGGCGCGCCCGCGCTACAAGGGACAGGCCCTGTCCCCCTCGGGCTTTACCGAGGCCTTGGCATCGGCCGT is a genomic window containing:
- the lpdA gene encoding dihydrolipoyl dehydrogenase; the encoded protein is MSDTHFDVIVLGAGPGGYLAAERLGHAGKKVALVEEQYLGGTCLNVGCIPTKTLLNGAKNYLHAKEASQFGVDAQGVAVNWTQMQAWKDQVVKGLVAGVAATERKAGVTVINGRGHLDAPGRVTVEGTTYTSDHVIIATGSVPAMPPLPGTQDNPALVDSTGILSLPQIPARLAIIGGGVIGVEFASLYATLGSQVTVIEMAPEILPFMDDDLAAKARAAMKDVTFELGCRVESLDGGTVHYSKGEEKLSVEADVVLMAVGRRPATEGWGAQEAGLEINRGVVVDDTMRTNLPNVWAIGDVTGRSLLAHAAYRMAEIASANILDPSAKKRGEVMRWHTVPWAVFSIPEAAGVGLTESAAKREGREVLVAKVPALMSGRFIAENGFKAPGEAKILVDPKTHQVLGIHVLGAYAAEMIWGAQAVLEMELTVEDLRQVVFPHPTVSEVIREAAWAVKL
- a CDS encoding alpha-ketoacid dehydrogenase subunit alpha/beta — encoded protein: MTQSLIIDPNEVRRPGYVKFPEVPVNQYTFDRDTEIARYGEKGMVQMLHDMIVVRTFESMLDSIKKTGAWEGVEYNHPGPAHLGIGQESAYVGQSYVLSPDDFIFGSHRSHGEILAKCYSAMHQMDESQLEGIMKGFLGGETLSYAEKIDYKDTKDLTENFILFGALAEIFARKSGFNRGLGGSMHTFFLPFGSYPNNAIVGGSAPIANGAALFKRINRKPGIVISNIGDAAMACGPVWEAMNFASMDQFRSLWREEDGGNPPILFNFFNNFYGMGGQTFGETMGYEILARVGAALNPEAMHAERVDGLNPLAVADATTRKKKILEEGRGPVLMDTITYRFSGHSPSDASSYRTKEEVDLWEQVDCIKEYSNLLISNGLTTQDEIDGYTASLTEKLVKVLKLSIDDEATPRVADGYIDSVMYSNEKVEAFDDATPEIDLEDNPRVKALAKKVRTSVDENGKPVSKMRMYQFRDGLFEAMLHRFKTDPTMAAWGEENRDWGGAFAVYRGLTEALPYRRLFNSPIAEASIVGAGVGYAMAGGRAVVELMYCDFLGRAGDEVFNQMAKWQSMSAGLLKMPLVLRVSVGAKYGAQHSQDWSALVAHIPGLKVYFPTTPTDAKGMLNLALAGTDPVVFLESQKLYDKGEDFEPGGVPEGYYETEEGEPAIRREGTDITIAAYGATVYKALEAADVLAEKYGLSAEVIDLRFVAPLNYDKLIASVKKTGRLVLTSDAVERGSFLNTVAANVQTLAFDALDAPIAVVASRNGITPGPEMESFFFPQVSWILDAIHERVLPLPGHVPTTKHATEAEIARLNRAGL
- a CDS encoding PHP domain-containing protein; protein product: MAEPMDITNDPAATPAQRIEALRAGVADEHFPSWVPESNNHIHTCFSFSPYTPTHAALLARRNGLRVVGSVDHDSIGAAAEMSEATRILGMGSVTGFEIRARFGEGTPLAQRKLNNPDSEGVAYMTVQGVPAPAREKVAEWLAPKRAARLERTLAMAESANKILTDLGLEPFDPRSDMVGISQYANGGGITERHLLAAMASALIRGFGRGPALVQGLDSMGVEIPESLARVLSDADNPHLMYDLLGVLKANYLDRIYIQPSDELPSAAEVVEFADSVGAIATYAYLGDVSASPTGDKKAEKFEDDFLDELFEYMESIGLRAVTYMPPRNTPEQLERIHALAAAHGMLEISGVDINQPRQRFTCEELRRPEFADLNEATWALVAHEALSCVDPSLHLLGRTGRLTPEALAERISQYAPLGRAIADGEDAAAVAARATSIN
- a CDS encoding SDR family NAD(P)-dependent oxidoreductase, with protein sequence MSNAPEVRGLFLKALGRPVIVAPSSAEPTVTFDGPLTEVCPCSLKETELPVVVRAGEETFEVRATATGERAINGRVALVTGGAQGFGAEIARGLVDAGCFVYVADLNGEGAAAKAAELGGEGVAHPITVNVADEESVAAMATEIERVTGGLDLVVSNAGIVRAGSVLEQDASAFRLSTDINYVAFFLVTKHLGQLLARQHSTAPEWLTDIIQINSKSGLVGSNKNAAYAGSKFGGIGLVQSFALEMVAHGVKVNAICPGNFYDGPLWSDPDRGLFVQYLNSGKVPGAKTVADVKEFYEAKVPMRRGAQGIDVLRAIFYIVEQEYETGQAVPVTGGQVMLS
- a CDS encoding alcohol dehydrogenase catalytic domain-containing protein, whose amino-acid sequence is MTQIPSTQYAIQIVGKEEFVVNPAKPVDPVGPTQIMLEVEACGICFSDTKLLHQFDGHPRKSDVVAGIDLDALKDIPSYHPNQEAVTPGHEPVVRVVQVGEKVTHFKVGDRLLVQADWKHLRTAKSNGAFGYNFDGALEEFVVVDERCVVSPDGEEFLIHVSEGPSAAAVGLIEPWATVEGSYAWAERNHVADGGRLLVVGEGDIDALTAEHKPAEVVRVAADAIESVEGEFDDIVFFGADADAIEKAALLIGTRGTMCVVLGGEKISRKVSLDIGRVHYDFTRFCGTTGSDPREGYAWIPANGDLRENDRCVFVGAAGPMGVMHTMRAVTSGVPGVSVVGTDLSDERLANLTKVVGPTAEKNGVPLDIVNTSSTPLVYGYTYATCLVPVPALVSQAVDLLAEGGILNAFAGIPAGTFGDFDLQGIIERRIFMLGTSGSDVSDMRTVLRKIEAGIIDTTISLWAITGMAGFGDAINSVMDRTSGGKIMVFPMMHDLGLTPVSELAEKLPTVAAKLDADGLWTKEAEEALLATR